The Misgurnus anguillicaudatus chromosome 12, ASM2758022v2, whole genome shotgun sequence region TTTGTTCAGTTTTGTTAGCAAATTTATATTGTTAATTTGTaagcaattattttttttttcttattgtgCGAAAACCAAGCCTGCAAGACAGTTTTGTGTCACACTTCACCTGTTGAGAACCAATGGTTTCAAAAATTATTGTTCTTTAACTGTAGCTAATCTTTATGAGATTAATGTTGATGAATAATGTTTCTCTGTTGTCTGATCTCGCTCTCTTCGCTCTTCCCTCCATCCATGCTTGTCTTCATCTTGTCATTTGGCACGTCTTCCTCTCTTCCATTTCTCTTGTGCTCTCTTTGTGGACACCCGGGTCAGATCTCTGGATGGGCGTCTGCAGGTGTCTCACCGTAAAGGTCTCCCTCATGTCATCTACTGTCGTCTGTGGCGATGGCCCGACCTGCACAGCCACCACGAGCTGCGTGCCATTGAGACCTGCGAGTATGCCTTCAACCTCAAGAAGGATGAAGTCTGTGTCAACCCTTACCACTACCAACGGGTGGAGACACCAGGTACTGaaagaagttttttttttgtttgtttgttttataggCCACATGATTTGTTTTTTGAAATTACCCAAAATGGACCTTAAAAATAACTAGCATAATTGTCAGTGTTGTGATTACGACCGTTTTGTCAAAAATAATCAAGTCTATCTTCCTTGAGTGTTTTTTTTAGTAATGAGAGTGTGTAAATTTTTCTTAATATAACTTGTATACCAAGACGGATTAAATCTGGTTTGAATCAAGGCGTATTTAATAATTCTGTTGCACCAAACTTGTTTCatcttgtttaaaaataatcatgtttacatttaaaccatcattttgatccaggtttaaattttacagtaaaccCAGATTATCTTTAATCCTGTGTGTTAATACACTACTTTAAACTCTGTTTTAAATCACTGCTagggattaactttaaacttcTACAATTAAATTTGTGGCTAAATGATCAGAAACAGACACTGTAAGCGTGGTGATGCTATTCAAGCATGCGTTTATTATAGCGTCTCAACAGAGTGAGTTTGGTGGCTCAGTAACGTGTTAtgttacaaacaattcaatgcatttgtttagtgctgttgcagaagactacacgtgtcgAGCAGTGGTGCATTCAAATGTGCCTTTTTAAACAGGACGGGCCAgtggaacgcgatcatattttaaacacgagggatgtattgctacaactccttgaaatgtaTATCAAAAACGGGATTACTTcctgatctgacttcggacagagcgcagctctctgcacgcaCGCAAGAGTGAAAGAGGCGCCAAATATGccgcgggttatattttaaacaaaacggatagtttgcctcagctcgcataaaacgcattaaactgaacaaatacataaggattactactttagtttatgtttagactttggacagatgtGAGAGCGCGTGCATGTGAGACAGAGaggtgctagaaggagtccaagatgcgcgcattaagtgcaggtgcgtgtaagaaggaattctctctctacaagctctccaCGTAATGTGAAGCCCACAAACACTCATGCGAGGAAAAACATGCagtgtgcatgttaatgtaaaactgatgataataataataaaaattctccaactatcgtcatgactatcgccatgaaagcctgccattggggattatgtctgaagatcgtcgatacatgATACTATGGTCTATAGACACAACCCTACTGAGCACATCACTCCAGTTCTCCggtccttacactggcttccagttacatttagaatagattttcAAGTATTGTTACTCATTTCATGGCTTAGGACCAAACtaaatttttaatataaacCAATATTCTGATATAAACGAGAAAGAAATCAGCCCGTTTTTGGGACAGTGAAAGCAGCagtatagagataagtaaattgtgtttaaaatgtttttttttacacacaaaacatgaacacatgttatattgcgcccTGTAAACACActcaaagctttaaaaacacatgaagaacaggacctttaaatctagattaaacgCACCATCCGTTTAACTTTGCATTCACTGAAAAAGCACTCCACTTATTCAACTGTGCACTTTCTACTCCAGTCACTTTTACCCCcgttacatttattttcttttattgttattttaatttttttttatgactcgttttgacagatttttttcctCCTTAGATGTTTTTTTTCGTATCTATGTAAAGCCCTTTAAAttacctctgtgtatgaaatgtgctatacaaataaacttgccttgcctatcATGGTAACATAAAATCTGTTActtttgacattttattcatttgcaGCGGTATTATACTGCCCAGCCCTAGTTCCAACCCAGTTCATCAAAAGAATGTCCAGTTTACAAAAGTTGGAATGGCCAATCTATCGCACTGGTTTTTCTATTTGTCTTTCGAGTGCTCACACAGACCTGTTAATTTTGAACTGTTTCTCCTGTAGTTCTTCCTCCAGTCCTCGTGCCAAGACACACAGAGATCTTGACTGAGTTGCCGCCACTGGATGACTACACCAACTCCATACCTGAAAACACCAACTTTCCAACAGGGATCGAGCCCCCTAACAACTACATACCAGGTAGATAGTTCATATCTCAAGCCTCTCCACCACAGATTTATGCTAAGGTCTGTCTTTTCATAAGTGGTGTTGTGTATGTGAAATAGTTATGTGATGTGTCAATCTGTTTAGAAACTCCTCCGCCGGGATACATCAGTGAGGATGGGGAAGCCAGTGATCAGCAGATGAATCAAAGTATGGACACAGGTACATTTCCACATGGATGTCATGTGCGTTTGGGTTTAGAGGCCCCTTATACATTAGGCACATTACACAAATGCAGAGATGCTGGCGCTTAAGGATAGTAAACTTTAAAGACTGCAAACTTTAAAACACACTGTCAGGGCCAGTGCTGCCCATGGAGcatgttatatatttatatatgctACTATtctgtattatattatattatattatattaattattttttaatgtataaatcAAGTAAATACCTTTTATTTGGGGTTGCCATTAGGGATGTTCATATTGACTGTTCAATCAttaaccgaaggtaagaattGTTGACCGATTcacattatcagttaaaagaaaaaaacatttgttaacgCACGGTGCGTGTCGTCATGAGCCGGAGACATTTTGCCACTtttctatcttaaatttgtgagtgtcctgtaaatgacacaaattattgctgccctggcagtctgataaagtaatcatttgtatgagaaatcatttgtgTGCGTGTCTGACTATGGTTTGGAAGCTGGACAGAGACGCACACGTATGCGCGCAAGATGATGCGGTCCGTCTCGAGCACATCCGGACAAACGGATGAAAGACGACGCaaagcaaaactttttaaaatgcgtcctgctttagaaatggccactgtggtagatgaataagagacaatctgccctttttTGGATATTAATCATCTGGACTGATTGCAAGCTCTTTGATAAGGTAATGTTGTgtgaatatctgataatgtatgaatcctggttgTGTTTttgatctgtcgctgctgtttgcacgttcaaatgaaataacaggtTTTGTTTTTACCAGGTCACAGACAACTGTCAACTCTTTTTTACTCaatgaaaaaattaaaatataaaaaatgtaactgttaatgttaataagcTGCGGTTGTCAgtcgggaaaattaactgatgtgatacatttatttatgaatattcATCAATACTAaagattatttaattttaacattgttCACTGCAATTTtagataaatgtttttaaaatcacACTACGATCTTCagcttaaaattaacaaaatgGAATATATATAAAGTGCTTGCTCAAAACATTAAACGGCTTGTCTGCCTGTGATTCTGTGAGGTTTTTTAAGTTCTTTATGATGAAAGTCAGAGGGCTGATCAGTTGTGTTTGGTGCAAAAGTAAAACATGTTGTCCATCAGTGCCACCAATTTTACAGCTATGATATAGCTAAAGGTGTTTAATCATTTAATCTGCATTTAATGTAAAGACCTTAAAGCGGGTTGTGCTTGCACTGCCATAGTTTCTTTCTCGAGCTCCATGTAGATTTTCCTTGTATTTAAATACTATCAGTAGGATAATGGGTgatcttttgtttttgtttgttcatgtacTGTTGTTGGGTTTGTTTTGTtaagtcttgtttttttattttgtcaggTTCTCCTGCTGAACTGTCTCCAAGCACACTCTCACCTGTCAATCATGGCATGGGTAAGACTGTTTAACAATACATTACATTAGATGCAATAAATGTAATAGATTGTAAAACTTCATAGCAACAGttcagtgattttaaatgtgcaACTTTAAATAGAATTAAAGTTGCTGCAGTATTTGTTTCAAAATCTGTTTCATTATATTATTTCATTGTCTTTTTTTCTGTTTCAGACCTGCAGCCTGTGACTTATTCAGAGCCTGCATTCTGGTGCTCCATAGCCTACTATGAGCTGAACCAGCGGGTCGGAGAAACATTTCACGCCTCTCAGCCTTCCCTTACTGTGGACGGCTTTACAGACCCCTCCAACTCAGAACGCTTCTGCCTTGGGCTGCTGTCCAATGTCAACCGCAACGCCACCGTGGAGATGACCCGGAGACACATAGGTACATGGCCAGCAATGCCACAAATTAGACAATTGTAACTTTTAACTTTAGACCTTGATGAAATACACTCAGAACTCTTCAAAGTTTTTCTAGTGAAAAACAAACCCAGTAGCCAATAAGATGCCCTCATTTTCTTTAGGCTGTTTTTGTTCAATTTAATTAAGATAATGCATAAAAACTGGCTAGGTAAAGCTCTCAATATCTGCAGTCTGTTTAGAGTGTACTGTAAAAACGAACTGGTTGCTACATGGATTTGAGTTattaatgctgtgtttgtgTCTCAGGGCGAGGGGTCAGGCTGTATTATATCGGTGGGGAAGTGTTTGCCGAATGTCTTAGCGACAGTGCCATCTTTGTTCAAAGCCCTAACTGTAATCAGAGGTATGGCTGGCACCCTGCGACAGTCTGCAAAATCCCCCCAGGTAAAGTCCATCTTCAGTGCACATTCTACTTTTTGTCTGTTTCCTTCAACACCCATTTGTCACGTTATGATGTAATGATGGCACAAACCTCTTTCCTAGGATGTAATCTGAAGATCTTTAATAACCAGGAGTTTGCCGCACTACTGGCACAGTCAGTGAACCAGGGCTTTGAGGCTGTGTATCAGTTGACCAGAATGTGCACCATTCGCATGAGTTTTGTCAAAGGCTGGGGAGCCGAATACaggtaaagtaaaaaaatgctAATAGCATTACAAAAAAATTTGCCAGCTAAGTTATATAACAGCATAACAATGCTCTCTTTAAATCACTGAGGGCTAAGCCCCTCTAAGAATGAAATCTTAAATTCGTCCCTGGTGTTATATACATATtacaggggtgcaaacttgtaACCTTTCTGCGAAATTCGCAGTTTTGCATCCTAAATAGGGCATTCTTGTGATTTCATTTATATTCGATGcgtttttgaaaatgaggggtgGGGGGTCTGCAGTCTAAattaaattatgaaaatcatgtccagctatTACGGTAACGATGTCAAATCACTAGCCAGTTGgtcgggttatattttaaaatgtatagtcACCTTATTTGCCGCCaaagtttaagcagtctgtgCAGATTGAGCAAGATTCGGCATTTATGAGAGCTCTATGGTGGAGAAACATGTCTCTATTGTGTCTGTTGCCGTTGTGCAGCCTCAGCAGATGGTCTGGTGCTAAAGTTGAATTTACTAATTCTATGCCATTGAGGGATGTGTACAGATGTTACTCAACAAGAATAATGTTTACTGCTGTGGCAGTTGTCAGTGTGCATTTACTACCCTTTACCTCTAAGTGGCGGTATAATCATAGAATTTTAATAGGCGGTAGGTGATGTATTTGCATTAGGGCTGCacgttttcaagtttttaattaacCGTTAACCGACACCCTTAGCGGTTAATACTCGGTTAACCATATTATCCGCAAGGCAACCCAGAGATACAGACACACGAGAAAGGGGTAgttattaatttttaacacctttaataactggttggaccacatttaaaacaaaatgtatttatagaaataaaacGCAGTGGTAAGGACAGAGCAGCTTAAGTATGTCACTGACtctcgttagagagagcaaacacttataactgaatgtgtctgctgcatgAATTCAtagcggagctgaacgcgcgtcacgtcacaaAGCAGCAGGTgacagatttcatttatttctgtcagagtttgcgaggCGAGCTGAATGACCAGACGATAGCAGAATtagccgcgtgcttactcgattttgttataatgcacacatatgatgtttaatataagcgagatagttttgttgtatttttatcaagaaaaataataaacccatccttcaagcagcgctttatggagaagtagccggttgcacTGCTTGGAACTGGCGAGTCCTgcgagaattacctgcgcacattgactcaagcacttaattaaaccagctgtttaTTCATaagcacgcaaattcatacgcgatttaatgcagcttacgcaagcgctgcatttaaacaattgcgtaattcaaaagtgaaagtaaaatgcgcacgtctgcatgcattaaccggtgggaaaattctgtcaccgcagcaACCCTAGGTTGTACATGAAGTATATAAGCACTGCATTGCAATACTTGCATTTTGCCCTGTCATTCTCGATTTTAAATTGCTCCCacgctgtgtttttctttaCCCGCTTCATATTAGAAAACTGCTACTACTTGTGGACATTACAAATGTCTGGGAGCGCTTTGGCGGTCTCTGGtggtgcaaaaatgtattacaacTAAATTCAATGCACGCCATTGATGCCACTTAACCGAGCAAAATGTTTCACTcagttaaacaatttttaacGGTTAATCGGTTAACCATGGACACCCctaatttgcatatttgaaAATACTGTATATTGCATGTGTCTACCACACAAATGGAAAAACCAGACTCTAATATGATTTATCTTTATTTCCTGTGAAAAAAACTGAATGCCTTTTATAGTTTAGCGGAAGGACTGTCGACTCTAGTTAAGTAATGTAAAACTACATATgggaattaaattaaataaatcaatggATAACACAATTTGAATTTATATAATAAGTGTAAATATGTAAATTGCCTTCATAGCTCCATTGTGTATGTTGTTGAAAATACCGCAAATGTTTTCATGAAACTATTAACATTAGGACCATATTATAGGCAAACTTAGTTCAATAGTCTATTCCTTAAGTATATAGTTGCAGATGATCATTTATGCATATCCGTTTGTGTATCTGTGCACAAGTTGTGTAAAATGATTTAGGGGTGCAACCATTCTCGGTAAAGAATCGAACCGTCCCGTTATCCTCCCATGGTTCAGCATGCATGTGCACCGTGTTTTATTCGACCACACATTTCTTATATAGTTTGGTGAAACAAAAACGCATAAAACCGCGAATGTATGGTTCTGAATATGCTCTCGTGTGTTACATGAGTAGCCTACCGGTCCAATCAACTTCTAGTATGCAAATCTATTGCCAAACTCACAGTTCCTCCTCAcgtgttggtgtgtgtgtgtgtgttgcgaAGGAGAAAAGCCACTAATAGAAACATCGCCACCTTCATTATGTCTACTGCAGCTGCGATGCTTAAGAAAATGTGGACAAACCTGTAAAATTCGCACGGTGAGTGCCGTATGCTCAAGGCAATACATCTAATATGACGAGTCGCTTGCACTGTCATCACCAGGGTGTTGTTGATAGCACGCGATCACAGGTGAGACCGAAACGGCACACATTGCCTTTCTGTGTTTTGAATGTTAATAAACTGATCATCTTGCAAAAAAACTTGAAGATAGTGGCATAGAATATAAAAAGTAACCCAGTGTTCTAAGCTATTTTATGTCTTCATTTTGAAAAGTGCACTGTATTAGTACATGTAGTATAATAATGAAAGTActcttaaaggtcccgttctttctgtgtttataGTGttttgcaatataacatgtgttcatgtttcacgtgtaaaaaacactgtatttttcacacaatttacttatctctctagcgctgttttcactgtcctcaaaacgggctgatgtcttccttgttctataaagtccctccttcagaaatatttGTCTAGTTCTGaatgtgtagcttgtttagtgtgttgtgattcgatagcagctttgctggtgactgacgtatacctgtgggcggagtttagtcaaaaaactgtgctactgacgtcataaagcaggaagtagagggctgcagtccaaaccggccgttcgctgtaggctttgaaagtcgaattctgtaaaaaaatatatcgcctgtcagtgaactttgagcttaatcattttacaggtattatttatgctattatagcaacattacacactaactagggtttaaaaaatggaatcggaaagaatgtgacctttaagtgAAAATGTAGATTTTGGCAGGTGTTAAAAACTGCTTACCAGgtaggtttttatttttgtaaagaagccTATTGTGACCAAAGTGTTAAGTGTTTGTAACCCCATAAATAATTTTAGTTTCTTTAAATTTGACACTTGCTTTATTGTCCCCGTAAACATACACACACCGTAACGTTCCGAAACCGTGACCCTAAAACCGTGACACACACCGAACCGTGAGTAATTTGAACCGTTGCGCCCTACTATGAATGTGAATTGGATTTAGTCTACATGTTAATGCATAAATCCTGCGAAACCTACAAAGCTGCACCAAAATTCAGGCCTAGATTATATTGAGGTGTTTTTCAACTTCAGTGTAGTGGGGGAAAATACTTAATATAGACGTTGATAATCAGCCAGGGGTGCATTTCCtaaaagcatcgttagccaactactgtTGAAGTTTCGACgttactgacaaagttcaaCAATTTGGTGTTTCCCAAAACTATAGTTCAACTTTAGACGAACATTTGCAAGCTGCATCGaaaacttgtgtggtttgaacgacagctcttcaTCTGTGGTTAGAAGCATAGTTTCTTGTTATTATGTCGGTCGACTTCTACATCAAACACCCGCCCTGTTTTATGTATATGAATAGCCTCCGGTCTCTTAATAAGAAATGACTGTCACTATAATGTTTCACTTGTACATATTTTGCCAAGATGAAATAATCCTCTTAAATTGctgcattttaaatatttttattaacctgataaggaacactgtgccgcacatgaggctgcataaacgtcattttaactttgaagcattaaatcttcaaaatatacggtcatgcggcacatcgttgaaAAGCTTAGACTTTCAGAATTCAATTAAgcgcacacaaagcataatgtgatttttagcagtcataaaactgtaatctagttgttagttacctgaaccgggcggctccgatttaggatatttacttgccttcaaaatcttccctttatccgctttggtcaaattgttcataaatccccaaaaaaccaaggaaatggaatatccaagccttttaatccaaaacgatttgttcatctcacaatcttgacgtttctgaccgaattacgatataagtggtgtatacaattagttcactaacggacattcgttcgaatctcactttcattcacgatttataatgaatatatttggaTGTCACGTTtcttgtgcaacgtctgaggaacaaatacgcccccttgtggaatttcagccgttccataaggggCTACATCAATGACttgatattttatgtgttttggtTGTCAAGCATGcagctgtttttattttatttatgcagAAGTGATATGTTACTTGATATTGTGTCTGATGTAATTATCTCTTGCTCTGCATCCATTTCACTTTCCCGCTTACATGTTGTGTTGTTCTGTGTTTGGCAGACGGCAGACAGTGACGAGCACACCCTGCTGGATTGAACTGCATCTGAACGGTCCACTCCAGTGGCTGGATAAGGTTCTGACCCAGATGGGGTCACCCTCTGTACGCTGTTCCAGCATGTCCTAATCGCCATGACAAAGCTCTGTCTCACTTGCCCTAAATTAAACGACTGATTCTACAATCACATCAACCGACAATTCGAACAACAGACTTACAATACCCCCCTCTTTCTCTCATGGTATTTGTGACCCTTTCTCTGTCTCCAAACCACCCCCCAAACCTGGATGGTCTTGCTGTTCAGATCTGAACACAGCACTTGCTGTCACATCAGCTTCATGCACCTTTAATCTCTCTTACTTTCTTTCATAAACCCTCAatattaaatgtattagtaGTAGAATTTGAAATGTATAttggtttttgttttattttgattgATTGTTTTTGATAAAGAGGGAAAACGTGTACATTGTGTGGAAGTTCTAGAAGGCAGTAAATAACTTCACACGTGTAGCAGTAAAGTCCCCGTGATGAAGTAAATATTCCAACATGTATCGGTAAATATTTCTGGTTAGCGATCCGAATCCGGTTGTTCAAGGTAGTAACTTTTTCTGGCAAAAAGTTGCATTCTGTGTTTTTGTACACGTCAAATAATTGTGTAGATTCAACACATTATGACTTAATCATGTCTATCAATTTCAGTTACTGAAAGTAATGCCaaaaataattagttttaaaTGTACAATTGCCCCAAACCACTATTTAAGAATGTTGCTTTGAGGTATGCTGCTGTAAGACATGCTTCTTGTATTCCAAATATGAACTGATAGGAATATTTTGCAATTGAAcccaagcaaaaaaaaaaacaatttgaatTTAAACCCTTCCCATAACGTTATACCACCCGTCCTAATTATTCATTGGGTGAAATATTCACTAGTTGACTGTAGAGTTGTTTAGGACTCTGGTTTCATCAGAAGACTTTCGCAGTCCAAATCTAAAAAAACcaaatcaaaaataaaaaaaataaaaacaagcaaaacaaatccAAGTATTTAAGCTTTAAGTGTTAATAAAATAGGTTATACTTCACAATTTACAAGATTTGTTTTCCCTTTTATCTTTCTTTTAGCTACTTTTTgtattttcatgtatttttatatataaatatatttaagatCTTTAAAGCTCTCTTCCTTTTTATTAgaattgaatatttttttagatCATGCCCTCTTTTTAAAGGAACATGGCTTCATAACAAAATGTCCTATCATTCAAAATGGTTATTTAGCATGACATTTTTGTAAGTGAAAATCTTTTTCTCTTCCGTTTACAGTTTAAGCAGTTGTCCTGGCTAACGTATCTTATCTTATCCCCAAATGACCTGAAATGCTTATAGcttttgatt contains the following coding sequences:
- the smad2 gene encoding mothers against decapentaplegic homolog 2 isoform X1, with amino-acid sequence MSSILPFTPPVVKRLLGWKKSASGSSGAGGGGEQNGQEEKWCEKAVKSLVKKLKKTGQLDELEKAITTQNCNTKCVTIPRSLDGRLQVSHRKGLPHVIYCRLWRWPDLHSHHELRAIETCEYAFNLKKDEVCVNPYHYQRVETPVLPPVLVPRHTEILTELPPLDDYTNSIPENTNFPTGIEPPNNYIPETPPPGYISEDGEASDQQMNQSMDTGSPAELSPSTLSPVNHGMDLQPVTYSEPAFWCSIAYYELNQRVGETFHASQPSLTVDGFTDPSNSERFCLGLLSNVNRNATVEMTRRHIGRGVRLYYIGGEVFAECLSDSAIFVQSPNCNQRYGWHPATVCKIPPGKVHLQCTFYFLSVSFNTHLSRYDVMMAQTSFLGCNLKIFNNQEFAALLAQSVNQGFEAVYQLTRMCTIRMSFVKGWGAEYRRQTVTSTPCWIELHLNGPLQWLDKVLTQMGSPSVRCSSMS
- the smad2 gene encoding mothers against decapentaplegic homolog 2 isoform X4, with protein sequence MSSILPFTPPVVKRLLGWKKSASGSSGAGGGGEQNGQEEKWCEKAVKSLVKKLKKTGQLDELEKAITTQNCNTKCVTIPRSLDGRLQVSHRKGLPHVIYCRLWRWPDLHSHHELRAIETCEYAFNLKKDEVCVNPYHYQRVETPVLPPVLVPRHTEILTELPPLDDYTNSIPENTNFPTGIEPPNNYIPETPPPGYISEDGEASDQQMNQSMDTGSPAELSPSTLSPVNHGMDLQPVTYSEPAFWCSIAYYELNQRVGETFHASQPSLTVDGFTDPSNSERFCLGLLSNVNRNATVEMTRRHIGRGVRLYYIGGEVFAECLSDSAIFVQSPNCNQRYGWHPATVCKIPPGCNLKIFNNQEFAALLAQSVNQGFEAVYQLTRMCTIRMSFVKGWGAEYRRQTVTSTPCWIELHLNGPLQWLDKVLTQMGSPSVRCSSMS
- the smad2 gene encoding mothers against decapentaplegic homolog 2 isoform X2, whose product is MSSILPFTPPVVKRLLGWKKSASGSSGAGGGGEQNGQEEKWCEKAVKSLVKKLKKTGQLDELEKAITTQNCNTKCVTIPSNCSEIWGLSTPNTIEQWDTSGLYSYPDQTRSLDGRLQVSHRKGLPHVIYCRLWRWPDLHSHHELRAIETCEYAFNLKKDEVCVNPYHYQRVETPVLPPVLVPRHTEILTELPPLDDYTNSIPENTNFPTGIEPPNNYIPETPPPGYISEDGEASDQQMNQSMDTGSPAELSPSTLSPVNHGMDLQPVTYSEPAFWCSIAYYELNQRVGETFHASQPSLTVDGFTDPSNSERFCLGLLSNVNRNATVEMTRRHIGRGVRLYYIGGEVFAECLSDSAIFVQSPNCNQRYGWHPATVCKIPPGCNLKIFNNQEFAALLAQSVNQGFEAVYQLTRMCTIRMSFVKGWGAEYRRQTVTSTPCWIELHLNGPLQWLDKVLTQMGSPSVRCSSMS
- the smad2 gene encoding mothers against decapentaplegic homolog 2 isoform X3, which translates into the protein MSSILPFTPPVVKRLLGWKKSASGSSGAGGGGEQNGQEEKWCEKAVKSLVKKLKKTGQLDELEKAITTQNCNTKCVTIPSNCSEIWGLSTPNTIEQWDTSGLYSYPDQTRSLDGRLQVSHRKGLPHVIYCRLWRWPDLHSHHELRAIETCEYAFNLKKDEVCVNPYHYQRVETPVLPPVLVPRHTEILTELPPLDDYTNSIPENTNFPTGIEPPNNYIPETPPPGYISEDGEASDQQMNQSSPAELSPSTLSPVNHGMDLQPVTYSEPAFWCSIAYYELNQRVGETFHASQPSLTVDGFTDPSNSERFCLGLLSNVNRNATVEMTRRHIGRGVRLYYIGGEVFAECLSDSAIFVQSPNCNQRYGWHPATVCKIPPGCNLKIFNNQEFAALLAQSVNQGFEAVYQLTRMCTIRMSFVKGWGAEYRRQTVTSTPCWIELHLNGPLQWLDKVLTQMGSPSVRCSSMS